The following are from one region of the Gammaproteobacteria bacterium genome:
- a CDS encoding type II toxin-antitoxin system VapC family toxin, translating into MIVLDTNVISEPMKPNGNPAVQAWLDRQTAETLYLTATSLSELLVGIEILPDGKRKEGLDAALRKLMERLFGARILSFDQQAAIAYAFIVGRARTNGRLISVADGQIAAIAVVHEFTIATRDTAPFVAAGVPVINPWEE; encoded by the coding sequence ATGATCGTTCTGGATACGAATGTCATATCCGAGCCAATGAAACCCAACGGCAATCCCGCCGTTCAAGCTTGGCTTGATCGGCAAACAGCCGAGACACTGTATCTGACAGCAACAAGCCTTTCCGAATTGCTGGTCGGCATTGAGATCCTGCCAGATGGAAAGCGTAAAGAAGGACTTGATGCTGCATTGAGGAAACTGATGGAGAGACTTTTTGGAGCGCGCATACTATCATTCGATCAACAGGCTGCGATAGCATATGCGTTTATAGTCGGTCGAGCTAGGACTAATGGTCGCCTTATCTCTGTGGCAGACGGTCAGATTGCCGCAATCGCGGTCGTACATGAATTCACCATAGCGACGCGAGATACTGCGCCTTTTGTCGCTGCCGGAGTGCCCGTCATCAATCCTTGGGAAGAATAA
- a CDS encoding Arc family DNA-binding protein: protein MSVVTVRNLPEETHRALKLRAAQHGRSTEAEIREILEEAVRPRTRVKIGSELAAFGQSFGGLDFNGTRDQTPTDPAVFE from the coding sequence ATGTCTGTTGTTACTGTTCGCAATTTGCCCGAAGAAACGCATCGCGCGCTTAAGCTGCGTGCTGCTCAGCATGGACGTAGCACCGAAGCTGAAATTCGGGAAATTCTGGAAGAAGCAGTGCGTCCTAGGACGCGTGTCAAAATCGGATCTGAACTCGCTGCTTTTGGGCAATCCTTTGGGGGGCTTGATTTTAATGGCACTCGTGATCAGACGCCGACTGATCCAGCAGTGTTCGAATGA
- a CDS encoding alpha-galactosidase, producing MIRWPTFFLVKLVLALVLAQSYGLGNAFEPTKHARTAPHFSTGTPGFVIWDSRNIEYEPVNSAVPFSFTYNGIPFNQNTWQMLATTPTNTIYRDPSNILEVQFTQTLMADFNAVKWAISFRNVSTTKVSGIIAQVKSADIQLIHELGSTERYVINYSTGSLGEEPNDGSLPSRDLLPVLSDFTPIRNAPPKTVTVALRSSNGRSSSQTLPYFNVEAPGGGAGVVFAIGWSGQWASSFAIDSTGTDMRFQAGQEDFGAQLRPGEHFRAPSTLMMPWKGKDFLVGQNKFRQLMLKYFSPRDSQRQLPKPIAAASSAGLPIAWERLTSEDLIKAITHVAKSGISLNTFWQDAGWYRTITKAQDPSLYDALTKTEDKLWISGVGDWIPDPDRFPKGYGEVSQKAHELGLKSLLWFEPERMASPAINFDSWNDGRLIHRSRSLCDTTCQKLYRQVNFSDRSVVDQLLALLDTQIKAGKIDIFRMDSNGDGPHLFWKNNDAKQKTDMGIERTGISEASHIDNLYYFWDHLRARHPGMIIDNCAAGGRRLDFEALSRTVPLWRSDRVDTYVDTYMDNKPITEGGWGPTEQQNQMLGLSLWLPLQGRGADASIDTHEIAGLDGFKYRFRSGAGWSGVYALNWHNLDPDQRRVTASETGWLFGTKSPLGPMYPAAEMFKGDFYPMPYGQIDVVGKWQGSMPTYIGTKSVWVGWQLHRPDLKMGLVQAFRRSIAAPGTYSFVLQGLDATATYLVTDIDASGSDVSILGATLMSVGLQMSCSGACSKVYTLKDISLQ from the coding sequence ATGATAAGATGGCCGACATTTTTCCTAGTGAAGTTGGTGCTTGCGCTGGTCCTCGCTCAAAGCTATGGACTGGGAAACGCGTTCGAGCCGACCAAACATGCTCGAACAGCCCCTCACTTTTCGACTGGCACGCCTGGCTTCGTTATTTGGGACTCTCGGAATATAGAATATGAACCAGTGAACTCGGCGGTTCCTTTCTCGTTTACCTACAACGGCATCCCTTTCAATCAAAACACGTGGCAGATGCTTGCCACTACACCTACGAACACGATCTACCGCGACCCTTCCAACATTCTCGAAGTTCAGTTCACGCAAACGTTGATGGCCGATTTCAATGCAGTGAAGTGGGCCATCTCTTTTCGCAATGTCTCGACGACCAAAGTGTCAGGAATCATTGCCCAAGTGAAATCTGCGGACATTCAATTGATTCATGAGCTCGGGAGTACCGAACGCTACGTCATCAATTACTCAACTGGAAGTTTGGGTGAAGAACCCAACGACGGTTCCCTGCCATCCCGGGATCTACTCCCGGTTCTCTCTGACTTCACGCCAATCCGGAATGCCCCTCCCAAGACTGTGACCGTCGCTCTTCGTTCATCAAATGGACGGTCCTCGAGTCAAACCCTGCCCTACTTCAACGTCGAGGCTCCTGGAGGTGGTGCAGGCGTGGTCTTCGCAATCGGCTGGTCGGGGCAGTGGGCAAGCTCCTTTGCGATTGACAGCACCGGAACCGACATGCGCTTCCAGGCAGGCCAAGAAGACTTTGGGGCACAATTGAGGCCAGGTGAGCATTTCCGTGCTCCATCGACTCTGATGATGCCTTGGAAGGGCAAGGATTTCCTCGTCGGTCAAAACAAATTCCGGCAGTTGATGCTGAAGTACTTCTCTCCCCGAGATTCCCAAAGACAACTGCCCAAGCCCATTGCAGCTGCCTCGAGCGCTGGTCTTCCGATAGCGTGGGAACGCCTGACATCCGAAGATCTAATTAAAGCAATCACGCATGTTGCAAAATCTGGAATATCGCTGAACACATTCTGGCAGGACGCAGGTTGGTATCGAACCATCACGAAGGCGCAGGACCCCTCTTTGTATGATGCGTTGACCAAAACAGAAGATAAGCTTTGGATCTCCGGAGTGGGCGATTGGATCCCTGACCCAGACCGCTTTCCAAAGGGCTACGGCGAGGTTTCGCAGAAGGCACATGAGCTAGGGCTGAAGTCACTGCTTTGGTTTGAGCCCGAGCGAATGGCCTCGCCAGCCATCAATTTCGATTCATGGAACGACGGACGCCTAATTCACAGAAGTAGAAGTTTATGCGACACAACTTGTCAAAAGCTCTATCGTCAGGTAAATTTTTCCGATCGGAGCGTCGTGGATCAATTGCTCGCGCTCCTGGATACCCAAATTAAAGCAGGTAAAATTGACATTTTTCGCATGGACAGCAACGGGGACGGCCCCCATCTGTTCTGGAAGAACAATGACGCGAAACAGAAGACTGACATGGGCATAGAGCGAACCGGCATCAGCGAAGCGAGTCACATTGATAATCTTTACTACTTTTGGGATCATCTGCGCGCCCGTCACCCAGGCATGATCATCGACAATTGCGCCGCCGGTGGACGGCGCCTCGATTTTGAGGCGCTCAGCAGAACTGTTCCGTTGTGGCGATCCGACCGTGTGGACACTTATGTGGACACTTATATGGACAATAAACCAATAACAGAAGGTGGCTGGGGGCCCACGGAGCAGCAGAATCAGATGCTTGGGTTGTCCCTCTGGTTGCCTCTACAGGGTCGGGGGGCCGACGCGAGCATTGACACCCATGAAATTGCCGGACTCGACGGTTTTAAATACAGATTTCGTAGCGGCGCGGGTTGGAGCGGCGTTTACGCGCTCAACTGGCACAACCTAGATCCTGATCAGCGAAGGGTGACGGCCAGCGAAACTGGCTGGCTTTTTGGTACGAAGTCCCCACTCGGTCCCATGTATCCCGCCGCAGAGATGTTCAAGGGCGACTTCTACCCAATGCCATACGGCCAAATAGATGTAGTCGGGAAATGGCAAGGATCCATGCCCACATATATTGGAACGAAGAGCGTTTGGGTGGGTTGGCAGCTCCACCGCCCTGATCTAAAGATGGGACTCGTGCAGGCGTTTCGCCGCAGTATCGCCGCACCCGGAACATACAGTTTCGTGCTTCAGGGACTCGATGCCACGGCCACCTATTTGGTCACGGACATCGATGCGAGTGGTAGCGACGTTTCGATTTTGGGTGCAACGCTGATGTCAGTCGGTTTGCAAATGTCATGCTCAGGGGCCTGCTCAAAGGTCTATACTCTTAAAGACATTTCCTTGCAATAG
- a CDS encoding nucleotidyl transferase AbiEii/AbiGii toxin family protein, producing MQNTCINITGKLPLGLIGIYADISEHAKELAIDFLVVGAMARDMVLVHGYGSTIERGTRDVDFGINVGSWNEFNVLRDRLLKAGYKSDIHRIHRLTCVDSEGHPWEIDIVPFGEIAGDNNSINWPPGQGFVMNVLGFSEAFEHALSVQISEDPDIVIPVASPAGICLLKLVSWLDREVELRAKDATDFEYLIKSYSKIPEINDALFEDGYMEAQEWDEAKSSVMKLGEDVGKIASVVTMAFLEEKLFNLPNRKEQFARDMQSQAGSDLAEYTEKLNIFAKAVSAGYVNRRLKVTS from the coding sequence GTGCAAAATACTTGCATTAACATTACCGGGAAACTTCCGCTAGGGTTGATTGGGATTTATGCCGATATCAGCGAGCATGCCAAAGAATTGGCTATCGATTTTCTGGTTGTGGGAGCTATGGCAAGGGATATGGTGCTGGTGCATGGATACGGTTCTACTATAGAGCGCGGTACCCGAGATGTTGATTTTGGCATTAATGTGGGGAGTTGGAATGAGTTTAATGTGTTAAGAGATCGGTTACTGAAAGCAGGCTATAAGTCTGATATACACAGAATTCATCGCTTGACTTGCGTGGACTCAGAAGGACATCCTTGGGAAATTGACATTGTTCCCTTTGGCGAAATTGCAGGTGACAATAATAGCATCAATTGGCCGCCTGGGCAGGGCTTCGTCATGAATGTGCTCGGTTTTTCAGAAGCATTTGAACATGCGTTAAGTGTGCAAATCAGTGAAGATCCGGACATTGTTATTCCTGTTGCTTCTCCAGCGGGTATTTGCCTTCTAAAGTTGGTTTCGTGGTTGGATAGAGAAGTTGAGTTAAGGGCAAAAGATGCTACTGATTTTGAATACCTGATTAAGAGTTACTCCAAAATTCCTGAAATCAATGATGCATTATTTGAGGATGGATATATGGAGGCTCAGGAATGGGACGAAGCCAAGTCCAGCGTCATGAAGCTTGGTGAGGATGTTGGTAAGATAGCATCCGTGGTGACGATGGCTTTTCTGGAAGAAAAATTATTTAACCTACCTAACAGAAAAGAGCAATTTGCAAGGGATATGCAAAGCCAAGCTGGGAGTGATTTGGCAGAATATACGGAGAAGCTTAATATCTTTGCTAAAGCGGTTAGTGCAGGGTATGTCAATCGGCGTTTGAAAGTTACCAGCTAA
- a CDS encoding XRE family transcriptional regulator gives MAEHMGVTRVTVAKIERGEPNTSMGNYAMALYILGKVDELEMLMDRTHDSLGLDLMDEKLPKRVRVSK, from the coding sequence ATGGCGGAGCATATGGGCGTGACAAGAGTAACAGTTGCAAAAATTGAACGTGGTGAGCCTAATACCAGTATGGGAAATTACGCGATGGCGTTATACATCCTTGGTAAAGTCGATGAACTCGAAATGCTGATGGATCGTACCCATGATTCCCTCGGTCTGGATCTGATGGATGAAAAACTACCCAAACGGGTCAGGGTCTCTAAATGA
- a CDS encoding IS5 family transposase, which produces MPTDDFFRARLDQIIDLRHPLAVLSNRLPWADIEAALVPAFERKNRQGEVLEINDLFGTTLAIASGGVSTAGRPRLPIRLMASLLYLKHAFNLSDEELVVRWSENVVWQYFSGEEYYTSKLPCDATQIGRFRTAIGEAGVEKLLKATIDTAVHTKAVKPAEFKRVIVDTTIQEKAIAHPVDSRLLEIARGKIVQAARRAGITLKQTYAKEGKALRRRAGGYAHARQLRRLHKTVKRQRTILGIVLREIQRKLATVTTVCAASLQQLTTLLERAGRIHKQQPKDNNKLYALHAPEAECIGKGKARKPYEFGVKAGIAVTHKSGLIVGARTFPGNPYDGHILHQQLEQTHRLLEDTGSIPKQVIADLGFRGVDADNPAVEIIHRGKYKSLTKPQRRWLKRRQAVEPAIGHLKSDHRMNRCWLPGQLGDALHAVLCAAGYNLRWLMRAIHRLGIKNSLLRLALLQLINTFYTKRSFVGMTV; this is translated from the coding sequence ATGCCGACCGATGATTTTTTCCGAGCGCGTCTCGATCAGATAATTGATCTGCGTCATCCCCTGGCAGTGCTGTCGAATCGACTGCCGTGGGCTGATATTGAAGCAGCACTTGTCCCTGCTTTTGAGCGTAAAAACCGTCAGGGTGAAGTGTTGGAGATCAACGATCTTTTTGGCACAACATTGGCGATTGCCAGTGGGGGCGTGAGCACTGCGGGTCGCCCCCGCTTGCCGATCCGGTTGATGGCATCGTTGCTGTATCTGAAGCATGCGTTCAACCTCAGTGACGAAGAGCTGGTGGTTCGCTGGTCGGAGAATGTGGTGTGGCAGTATTTCAGCGGCGAGGAATATTACACATCGAAGTTGCCGTGTGATGCCACCCAGATTGGCCGTTTCCGCACCGCCATTGGTGAAGCTGGTGTTGAGAAGCTGCTGAAGGCAACGATTGACACTGCGGTGCACACCAAGGCGGTCAAACCGGCTGAATTCAAACGAGTGATTGTTGACACGACAATTCAGGAAAAGGCAATTGCGCATCCGGTGGATAGCCGGTTACTGGAAATTGCTCGCGGCAAGATTGTGCAAGCAGCCAGACGGGCTGGCATCACCTTGAAGCAAACCTACGCCAAAGAAGGCAAGGCGCTGCGCCGAAGGGCAGGCGGCTATGCCCACGCCAGGCAATTGCGGCGTCTGCACAAAACCGTTAAACGCCAACGCACGATCCTTGGTATCGTGCTGCGGGAGATCCAGCGCAAACTGGCAACCGTGACGACGGTCTGTGCCGCATCGCTGCAGCAATTGACCACGCTATTGGAACGGGCAGGACGGATTCATAAGCAGCAACCCAAGGACAACAACAAACTCTATGCATTGCACGCACCGGAAGCCGAATGCATCGGCAAGGGCAAAGCACGCAAACCTTACGAGTTCGGAGTTAAAGCCGGCATTGCTGTTACGCACAAAAGCGGCCTGATAGTCGGTGCCAGAACCTTTCCTGGCAATCCCTACGATGGTCATATTCTCCACCAACAGCTCGAACAAACGCACAGGCTACTCGAAGATACCGGATCAATACCGAAGCAGGTTATTGCCGATCTCGGGTTCCGGGGAGTGGATGCTGACAATCCGGCAGTGGAAATCATCCATCGCGGCAAGTACAAGTCGCTGACGAAACCGCAGCGGCGCTGGCTCAAGCGCCGGCAGGCCGTGGAACCTGCAATCGGGCATCTGAAGTCGGATCACCGAATGAATCGCTGCTGGTTACCAGGTCAGTTGGGTGATGCACTGCACGCTGTGTTATGTGCGGCTGGCTACAATCTGCGCTGGCTGATGAGAGCTATACACCGTTTGGGCATCAAGAATTCTTTATTGCGACTTGCGCTGCTGCAACTGATCAACACCTTTTACACAAAACGTTCGTTTGTCGGCATGACTGTGTGA